A portion of the Oxynema aestuarii AP17 genome contains these proteins:
- a CDS encoding GDSL-type esterase/lipase family protein gives MQVLERSEKQVIAAKLCQPLKIVALGDSIIYGFGDPVGGGWVERLRRHWMEPGSAGHVLYNLGVRGDRAAQVAQRLEQEFRHRGELRNQVPDLIVLSVGVNDSARLGHLNGRNFTDFDRFSHDIERLLDRASSLCPVLVVGMVPVDEGKMPFSDCLFFNHDDQYRYKERTRQACAARQIPYLDIFERWYDRGSDWYSSRIGEDGLHPNVCGYQDLLAEVLDWDAFHRSTAGDRRSGAQ, from the coding sequence ATGCAGGTTTTAGAACGCTCTGAGAAACAGGTCATTGCCGCCAAACTCTGTCAGCCACTTAAAATCGTCGCACTTGGAGATAGTATTATCTACGGCTTTGGCGATCCGGTCGGCGGGGGTTGGGTCGAACGGTTGCGCCGTCATTGGATGGAACCGGGGAGTGCGGGTCACGTGCTTTACAACTTGGGGGTTCGCGGCGATCGCGCCGCCCAAGTCGCCCAACGCCTCGAACAAGAATTTCGCCATCGCGGCGAACTGCGCAATCAAGTCCCGGATTTAATCGTACTATCCGTCGGCGTCAACGATTCTGCCCGTCTGGGTCATCTCAACGGGCGAAACTTCACCGATTTTGACCGATTCAGTCACGATATCGAGCGCTTACTCGATCGCGCCTCCAGTCTCTGCCCGGTATTAGTCGTCGGCATGGTTCCCGTAGACGAAGGAAAAATGCCCTTTTCCGACTGCTTGTTCTTCAATCACGACGATCAATATCGCTACAAAGAACGAACCCGTCAGGCGTGTGCGGCGCGTCAAATTCCCTATTTAGATATTTTTGAACGCTGGTACGATCGCGGTTCGGACTGGTACAGCTCCCGCATCGGCGAGGACGGACTGCATCCCAACGTTTGCGGTTATCAAGATTTGCTCGCAGAGGTCCTTGATTGGGACGCTTTCCACCGTTCAACCGCAGGCGATCGCCGGAGTGGCGCCCAGTAA
- a CDS encoding DNA-directed RNA polymerase subunit omega has protein sequence MHKRPTVDTTPLMRRAEDLIDAASNRYRITVQVANRAKRRRYEDFDMDDPTVKPVMRAILEMSEELTQPEIIGD, from the coding sequence ATGCACAAACGTCCTACAGTTGATACGACTCCGTTGATGCGTCGGGCTGAAGACCTGATCGATGCTGCATCTAATCGCTACCGGATTACGGTGCAAGTGGCCAATCGCGCGAAGCGTCGGCGTTATGAAGATTTTGATATGGACGATCCGACGGTCAAACCCGTGATGCGGGCGATTTTAGAGATGTCGGAAGAGTTAACCCAACCGGAAATTATCGGCGATTGA
- a CDS encoding Uma2 family endonuclease: MSSSTQARTWTVDEYHQMLQAGILTSDERVELLSGSILQMSPQEPPHAATTRRASRYLDRLLDNLADVRTQLPITLLPNSEPEPDIAIVRLDANAYGDRHPGVEDIFWAIEIADTTLRKDREIKALVYARARIREYWILDVNRQQAYILRNPNDRGYSSEAILTASDSVCSLAFPWLDISLSELFLPQ, encoded by the coding sequence ATGTCGAGTTCAACACAAGCACGAACCTGGACCGTAGACGAATATCATCAGATGTTACAAGCGGGCATTTTGACATCTGACGAGCGGGTTGAGTTGCTGTCTGGATCTATTTTACAAATGAGTCCTCAAGAACCTCCCCATGCAGCAACCACCCGTCGAGCCTCCCGATATCTCGATCGCCTTTTAGACAATCTGGCCGATGTCCGCACCCAACTGCCGATTACGCTTTTACCCAACTCGGAACCCGAGCCAGATATTGCGATCGTTCGCCTCGATGCCAATGCATATGGCGATCGCCATCCCGGAGTTGAGGATATCTTTTGGGCGATCGAAATTGCCGACACCACATTACGTAAAGATCGCGAGATTAAGGCATTGGTGTACGCTCGGGCTAGAATCCGCGAATATTGGATTTTAGATGTAAACCGCCAACAAGCCTATATTTTACGAAACCCCAACGATCGCGGCTACAGTTCTGAGGCAATTTTAACTGCTAGCGATTCGGTTTGTTCTCTGGCGTTCCCATGGCTCGATATTTCACTGTCAGAACTGTTTTTACCGCAATAG